From Lolium perenne isolate Kyuss_39 chromosome 5, Kyuss_2.0, whole genome shotgun sequence, a single genomic window includes:
- the LOC127301214 gene encoding UDP-glycosyltransferase 90A1-like, with product MAQAELPHVAIFPLMARGHTIPLTQLAHVLLRRRLASVTFFTTPGNALFVRSLLPAGADVVELPFPASQGAENVEGVASASAFADFAESTLALQPRFEEALASMRPAASLLIADPFMYWTAASAAALGVPRVSFLGTSAFAHVMREAFVRDMPGCDGAGDGTYTVPEFPDVRFLLANVRPPPVSMLPLDAKMAMAVAGSRGVIMNTFDGLESRYIERWNRHIGPRAWPLGPLRLARECSADVDDHVAVNGTESSWLQWLDEKAAAGQSVLFVALGTLLAVPEAQLKEVARGLEEAQVNFLWALRSEDDSVGGLGIGFEERVRGRGMVTRGWVNQQAILQHECVAGFLSHCGWNSVLESVSAGVPLAAWPMEFDQPFNAKLVVDELRVGVGVKRSGETVREGLVKSEEISRAVREIMLGEARVPAAKNAAVLAGQARRAVSAGGSSWKMVEEMISELCVTAEPTACATKGLVGGDKSVAWRNTKKNLAAVGNLS from the coding sequence ATGGCACAAGCTGAGCTGCCTCACGTGGCCATCTTCCCGCTCATGGCGAGAGGCCACACCATCCCGCTGACCCAACTCGCACACGTCCTCCTCCGCCGGCGCCTCGCCTCCGTGACCTTCTTCACCACCCCAGGCAACGCGCTCTTCGTACGGTCCCTCCTGCCTGCCGGCGCCGACGTCGTCGAGCTCCCGTTCCCAGCCTCGCAGGGCGCGGAGAACGTGGAGGGTGTCGCGTCGGCGTCCGCCTTCGCCGACTTCGCCGAGTCCACGCTGGCGCTGCAGCCGCGCTTCGAGGAGGCGCTCGCCTCCATGCGCCCCGCGGCCAGCCTGCTGATCGCCGACCCGTTCATGTATTGGACCGCAGCGTCGGCCGCCGCGCTCGGCGTCCCCAGGGTGTCGTTCCTGGGCACATCCGCGTTCGCGCACGTCATGCGGGAGGCGTTCGTGCGCGACATGCCGGGCTGCGACGGCGCCGGTGACGGCACCTACACGGTGCCGGAGTTCCCCGACGTCCGGTTCTTGCTCGCCAACGTCCGTCCGCCCCCCGTTTCGATGCTACCCCTTGACGCGAAGATGGCGATGGCGGTCGCCGGAAGCCGCGGCGTGATCATGAACACCTTCGACGGGCTAGAGAGCCGGTACATCGAGCGCTGGAACCGGCACATCGGGCCCAGGGCCTGGCCCCTCGGCCCGCTACGTCTAGCCCGGGAATGTTCCGCCGACGTCGACGATCATGTCGCCGTCAATGGCACGGAGTCCTCGTGGCTGCAGTGGCTGGACGAGAAGGCAGCGGCCGGCCAGTCCGTGCTCTTCGTCGCGCTTGGGACGCTGTTGGCGGTACCAGAGGCGCAGCTGAAGGAGGTCGCCCGGGGGCTGGAGGAGGCGCAGGTGAACTTCCTGTGGGCGCTGCGGTCAGAAGATGATAGCGTCGGCGGCCTTGGGATAGGATTCGAGGAGCGGGTCCGAGGGAGGGGCATGGTGACGAGAGGGTGGGTGAACCAGCAGGCAATCCTGCAGCACGAATGTGTTGCAGGATTTCTAAGCCACTGCGGGTGGAACTCGGTGCTGGAGAGCGTCAGCGCCGGCGTGCCGTTGGCGGCGTGGCCCATGGAGTTTGACCAGCCGTTCAACGCGAAGCTGGTCGTCGACGAACTAAGGGTCGGCGTcggcgtgaagagaagtggtgaaACCGTTCGAGAAGGGCTGGTTAAGAGCGAGGAGATTTCGAGGGCGGTGCGGGAGATAATGCTAGGGGAGGCAAGGGTGCCGGCGGCGAAGAACGCGGCGGTTCTGGCAGGGCAGGCACGGCGTGCCGTTTCCGCTGGTGGTTCGTCGTGGAAAATGGTGGAGGAGATGATCAGTGAGCTGTGTGTGACAGCCGAGCCGACAGCCTGCGCTACCAAGGGACTAGTAGGTGGTGACAAATCTGTGGCGTGGCGAAATACGAAGAAGAACCTAGCGGCAGTCGGCAACCTATCCTGA